The following proteins are co-located in the Penaeus monodon isolate SGIC_2016 chromosome 10, NSTDA_Pmon_1, whole genome shotgun sequence genome:
- the LOC119577432 gene encoding uncharacterized protein LOC119577432, which produces MKSMTLFVVLAVAVLAAARPEILDFEGEDHQHQQEGDAGDHVEGSYSWTSPEGEEFHVTYVADEDGYRVLESNAVPVNHDGMAADGKQGAFGEDEGEGGER; this is translated from the exons ATGAAGTCTATG ACATTGTTCGTTGTGTTGGCCGTGGCCGTCCTGGCGGCAGCTCGGCCAGAAATCCTGGACTTCGAGGGCGAGGATCACCAGCACCAGCAGGAGGGAGACGCCGGGGACCACGTCGAAGGATCCTACAG CTGGACGTCCCCCGAAGGCGAGGAGTTCCATGTCACGTACGTCGCCGACGAGGACGGCTACCGGGTGCTGGAGTCCAACGCCGTGCCCGTCAACCACGACGGAATGGCGGCGGACGGCAAGCAGGGAGCCTTTggggaggacgaaggagaaggaggagagcgaTAA
- the LOC119577433 gene encoding larval cuticle protein 2-like, whose protein sequence is MKFNIFVLVAVLAAVTMATARPDTVLDFEGDEHQHQQEGDAGNKVEGSYSWTSPEGEEFYVRYVADEDGYRVLESNAVPVSHGGAQADGNQGAFGEGEGEGGEGESGE, encoded by the exons ATGAAGTTCAAT ATTTTCGTCCTCGTGGCTGTCCTGGCCGCCGTCACCATGGCAACCGCTCGCCCAGACACGGTGCTGGACTTCGAGGGAGATGAACACCAGCATCAGCAAGAGGGGGATGCTGGGAACAAGGTCGAGGGCTCGTACAG CTGGACGTCCCCCGAAGGCGAGGAATTCTACGTCAGGTACGTGGCTGACGAGGACGGCTACCGGGTGCTGGAGTCCAACGCCGTCCCCGTCAGCCACGGCGGCGCGCAGGCTGACGGCAACCAGGGAGCCTTtggcgagggagagggcgaaggaggagaaggagaaagcggaGAATAA